In Verrucomicrobiales bacterium, the following are encoded in one genomic region:
- a CDS encoding dehydrogenase E1 component subunit alpha/beta, whose product MNTSSSKKPSREQLSVSIDLYRRMQLIRLCEERLAKAHQQGLVHGACHTYVGQEAIAAGVCSQLEARDMIFSTHRGHGHALAKGLEPGQLFAELYGRETGCSRGRGGSMHLFAPEVGMMGTSGIVGPCILQATGAGYSFKLLKTKHVAVAFFGDGAVNNGAFHEGLNLASIWKLPVLFVCENNRFATEVHFAYAAANPSVASRGASYNMPAQAVDGNDALAVMEAAKEAVNRARSGGGPTLLECNTYRTRPHSEGMGDFTYRTREEVEEWKSKCPIKRLRTHLLENQLATEADLEKIDQEIARQAEAAHQFAEKSPEPSRESAALHIFADTTSQPGTDQASGSPVAPSTTGRQLTFMKATLEALTERFSQDPTIFVLGEGIGKRGGNFATTTGLYDIYGPERLCDTPICERGFVGLACGAAMSGTRPVVDFMFADFVLDAVGEIINQIAKIQYMSSGRIKMPVLLRGCIGIGHSAATHHSGSYYSMYANFPGLRVVVPSSPHDAKGLLKTALTCNDPVLFLEHRELMSIKGPVPEGDYAIEFGQASIVRSGRHVTVVALALMVHKTLQACETLEKEGISVELIDPRTVAPLDTETILQSVSKTGRLLIVDEAFSPCGVGAEIAAQLADRGFDELDAPIRRLNGIHTPTPYSPALESAVVPDVNAIAQAIRDLVNE is encoded by the coding sequence GTGAACACCAGTTCGTCGAAGAAGCCATCCCGGGAACAACTCTCTGTTTCCATCGATCTCTACCGTCGGATGCAGCTTATCCGGCTCTGCGAGGAGCGGTTGGCCAAGGCTCATCAACAAGGATTGGTCCACGGAGCCTGCCACACGTACGTAGGACAGGAAGCCATCGCCGCCGGCGTTTGCAGTCAACTCGAGGCGCGCGACATGATTTTCTCCACCCACCGTGGCCATGGACACGCACTGGCCAAAGGATTGGAACCGGGACAGCTCTTCGCCGAACTCTACGGGAGAGAAACCGGTTGTTCCCGGGGACGCGGTGGCAGCATGCATCTGTTCGCGCCCGAGGTGGGCATGATGGGCACCAGCGGGATTGTCGGTCCTTGCATTCTCCAAGCGACCGGTGCCGGATACAGCTTCAAGCTTCTCAAAACCAAGCATGTCGCAGTCGCTTTCTTTGGCGATGGTGCCGTCAACAACGGCGCTTTCCACGAAGGACTGAATCTCGCCAGCATCTGGAAACTCCCGGTGCTGTTCGTCTGCGAGAACAATCGCTTTGCCACCGAGGTTCACTTCGCCTATGCCGCCGCCAATCCAAGCGTGGCCAGCCGCGGTGCGTCCTACAACATGCCCGCACAGGCCGTCGACGGAAATGACGCGCTGGCAGTCATGGAAGCCGCGAAGGAAGCCGTCAACCGAGCCCGCTCCGGAGGAGGCCCCACATTGCTCGAATGCAATACCTACCGCACTCGACCTCACTCCGAGGGCATGGGCGATTTTACCTATCGAACTCGAGAGGAAGTCGAGGAATGGAAATCGAAGTGTCCTATCAAGCGGCTCCGGACCCATCTCTTGGAGAACCAACTCGCGACCGAGGCTGATTTAGAAAAGATCGACCAGGAGATCGCCCGACAAGCAGAGGCGGCTCATCAGTTTGCCGAAAAGAGCCCCGAGCCCAGCCGGGAGTCGGCGGCGCTGCATATCTTCGCTGACACCACTTCACAACCAGGAACCGACCAGGCTTCCGGATCTCCCGTGGCCCCTAGCACGACAGGTCGGCAACTCACGTTCATGAAGGCAACGCTCGAGGCCTTAACGGAACGGTTCTCTCAGGATCCCACAATTTTCGTGTTGGGCGAAGGCATCGGGAAACGGGGTGGCAACTTCGCCACCACCACCGGACTCTACGACATCTATGGACCCGAGCGACTGTGCGACACTCCCATCTGCGAGCGGGGGTTCGTCGGTTTGGCGTGCGGCGCAGCCATGAGCGGAACTCGACCCGTCGTTGATTTTATGTTCGCCGACTTCGTGCTCGATGCCGTCGGCGAGATCATCAACCAGATCGCCAAGATTCAGTACATGAGCAGCGGACGAATTAAGATGCCGGTGCTCTTGCGCGGCTGCATCGGCATTGGCCACTCCGCGGCGACCCATCACTCGGGCAGCTACTACTCAATGTATGCCAACTTCCCCGGCTTACGCGTGGTGGTCCCTTCCTCCCCCCACGACGCCAAAGGCTTGCTCAAGACCGCTCTCACTTGCAACGATCCGGTCCTGTTCTTGGAGCATCGCGAGCTGATGAGCATCAAAGGTCCGGTTCCCGAAGGAGATTACGCGATCGAGTTTGGCCAGGCCTCCATCGTGAGGTCCGGCCGGCATGTCACCGTCGTCGCTCTGGCGCTGATGGTGCACAAGACGTTGCAAGCGTGCGAGACCCTGGAAAAGGAAGGCATCTCCGTCGAATTGATCGACCCGCGGACCGTGGCTCCCCTGGATACCGAGACCATCCTTCAGTCGGTGAGCAAGACGGGACGACTGCTCATTGTGGACGAGGCCTTCTCTCCTTGCGGGGTAGGCGCCGAAATCGCCGCGCAGCTCGCGGATCGCGGGTTTGATGAGTTGGATGCCCCGATCCGACGCTTGAATGGCATTCACACTCCTACCCCCTACAGTCCTGCGCTGGAAAGCGCCGTGGTTCCCGACGTCAATGCCATCGCCCAAGCCATCCGCGATTTGGTCAACGAGTAG